The genome window GCGCGGAACCCTCCCCGCAACTGCGCCACCAGCCCTAGACTGCCATCAAGCGAGGCCGAGGACTGCCGGAGGTGGCGGACGGCGGTCTGAAAGAAGCGCGGATCGAACTCGCCGCGCAGCCGCACGGTGCTCACGCGCAGCCCCGTGGAAAGGCGGAAGATGGGCGTCAGCGGCCAGCGGTGCGTGGCATATACACCGGTGGTGGCGTAGGTAGCCCCGTGGGGGTAGCGCGTGACTATGGCCTGCCATTGCCCGGTGCTGACGTTCCGGCCGGTACCCGTGCTACGCACCCGGTTATGCGTAACCTCCGCCCCGTAACGCAACTGGTGGTGGCCCAGGGTTTTCTGCAGATCCCAGTTCGCTGACCATACCCGGACCTGCTCCCGGTTCTCCTGCCGCAGCTCCTGGCCAAAGTCGCGCACGAGGCGGCTTTCGGCCAGGAGTTGCAGGGCCGGCGTGAAAGTTAGCGCATCAAAAAAGCGCGTCGGGTGGCTGTATTGAACCTGATAGCTGGCCAGCAGCCGGCGCTGCGGGCCGTAGTTCCACTCCGCATAGCGTGGCAAGCCGTTGGCACGCACTACCTGGAGGCGGTCGTAGCGCGGCACAGTGGTGGTCGTCGAGTACTGCAGGTTCAGCAGATGCTGCTGCTGGGGGGTGGGCCGGAACACGACCTTCTGCAGCACGTCGAGTTGACTGTACCCCGAGTCGCGCTGCCGGTGAGGATCTGCGTTCACGAGTACACTATCCCGCTGGCCCAAGCGCCGCACGTAAAAAGGCTTGTCGCCAAAGCCCGGAAAGGAGGCGTAATCGCGGCGTCCCTTGCGCAGGTCGTCAAAGTCGGTGGCGGTCACGCTGGTCAGCAGCGCCAGGCGCTGCCAGCCCAGGCTTACATCCGCGTGCGCGGTCTTCTCCCGAGCGGCCGTAGCATATCGTAGTAGACTGGTGGTCCGCGCCACGGGCGCGGCGGCGCTGCTGTCCGCTAGCTGGGGCTGCTTGGTGTGCAGGCTGATGACCCCGCCCAAGGCATCGGACCCGTAGGGCACGGCCCCCGCGCCGCTGAGTATTTCCACCCGCTCGAGCACGTTGGCGTCAATGCCCAGCACATTTTGCAGGTGGCCGCCGCGAAAAATGGCATTGTTCAGCCGCACCCCATCGACGACCAGCAGCACCTTGTTGGCTTCAAAGCCTCGCAACACCGGGCTCCCCCCCCTAATTGGGATTTCTGTACATACACCCAGCCACTCTGCTGGAGCGCATCGGCCGTGGTGGGCGGGTTCAACAGCCGAATAGCCCGAGCGGACAATACGTCCACCTGCTGGGGCACGGTAACGCGCGATTCTGCCCCCCGAGTGGCCGAGACAATGACGCCCTGTAAGCTGATAGGGCGGATACTATCCGGTACGGCTTGCTGGGCGCTGGCCGGCAGACAGCCAGTGACGAATAGTCCCGTGAACAGCCCACGTAAATAGAACACAACGATGGCAGGGTGAACGGGTGGCGAGTGAACGACTAATGTAGATAAAAAGCCTAAGTATGATAGCCGCAGGATGGAAAGTCGCTGCTATTCCTGAACGAAAATATTAGCTTGAACCAAACCGCGCCGCGCCCTTGCAACAGGCTCATTTGCAAACCGCTAGTCTCTAGGTATAGCGATGAATCGAGTTAAGGGCAAGGCCCAGCAAGTCATAGAATAAGGGCCCTACGGGGAGTGACCGGTGAAGTCGCCCCCTCCGCTCGCCCGCCTGGTCCCACAAGCCGGTTCAGAAATGAAAGCTCCCTGCGCTTTCGGGCCCTCGCTTGTTGACCCGCTTGCAGGAAAGACTCTTGCCTTCCTTCCCTCGTGCGCCGCGGTGCTCTAGTTGAGAGCACCAGCTTTACTTAGCGCACCTATCCAAGGGAGCCATGCACGGTCGGATGTGGTTACTAGCGGCAGGCGCTGCGGCAGGTTTGTCGCTCCGGATGGCCCGCCCGCCAGCAGGCCCCATTAATTAAAGTCCATTAGGCTAACGTATGGCCCCTACGTGATGCTCATCGTGACGGCCGCCATCTGAGCGCATCGGGTTGAAGGATCTTTGCACGCGCCGGGGCAACCGGTCGCAGGACTTCCTTCCTGCAACCGGTTGCCCCGGCCACGCTGCTTCCCTTGGCCCGACGAAGCCCCTCCGTTTCTACCCTCGCACCGCGGCGGCTTCGTGAGCAGGCCCTCCGGAACACGGCCCCACAGGGCTTATCTTATGGGCGCTGTTGCGGCCGACTGCGCCACGACTCGGCGCAGCTGCGCCTGGTGCTCATCGCCCCAGCGGCCCAGCGCCGTGAGCAGGGGCAGCAAGGATTCGCCCAAGCCCGTGAGGTGGTACTCCACCGTGAGGGGGCGCGGACACGGTTTGCTTGCGCAGGAGCTCGTGGGCCAGGAGCTGTCGCAGCTGCAGGTTGAGCATGCGGGGGGCGGCGCCGGGCAGGCGCTGATGCAGTTGACTAGGCCGGCGCAGGCCCTGGCCAATGAAGTAGAGCAGGCTGATTTTCCACTTACCGGCCGTGACTTCCCGCAGCAGGTCGAGCCCTCCATCAGGACTGCTACCCCTTATTGCTTACGCTTAGCTCACGGGGTAGAAGATCTGACGGGACATGGCGTGGGGGGGCGCGCGCTCAGATTCGACCAAGGGCCCGTCGTTGCGGAGGAGCGACTTGGACTACCCCCGATGAAAAAAAACGCCTGAAACCAAAGCAGAACACAGGCGTTCCCTTAGCATGAGCAGAAATGAACATTTTGTGAGAAGCCTATCGAATGTATAGGCTAGTTATCTTACATTAGGGAATATTATGCTTAACCCCCTTTAAATGGAAGGCCTGTTGCCCTTAATTTTTGCTTCTGTAGCCGGAATGGGTCATGCGTTTGAACCCGACCATATTTTGGCTGTGGGCAACTTGATTTCGCGCCGGGATACCTTGGCGGAAGCCCTGCGCGAGGGGATTCTATGGGGGTTAGGTCACACCACTACCTTGGTCGTCGTGGGGGCCATCATCCTGCTGGGCAGGCTCACCATTCTTACGGGCGGCTACTTCGAGGCCACCGTAGGCCTGCTGCTGGTGCTCATGGGCCTCAGCCGGCTGCGGGAACAGCGCAAACCCGCGCCGCGGCCACCTACCGCAGCGGCGCCGGGCTGGGCCTTCGCCGTGGGCCTGCTCCACGGGCTGGCGGGCAGTGGGGCGCTGGTGCTGCTGGTGATGAGTGAGTTGCGGGATGTCAGCCTGAGCCTCCTGTATTTCCTGTTGTTTGGCGGGGGCTCCCTGGTGGGTATGTGCCTGGTGGCCGGCTTGTGTCACGTGCCCTTCACCCGGCGCATGCGCCTCAGCCGCCGCCTGCAGGCCGGCACCGTCACCTTGTCGTCCCTGCTTTGCGTGGGCTACGGCAGCTGGATGATGTATGTGAATCTGTGAGCATACCTTCCCCCATCCCTACCCGTTTCCCTACCGAAAACAAACGCCCGCCGTGCATCTCTCCCCCAAAGACCTTGATAAGCTCGTTCTCCACCAGGCCGGCTTCGTGGCCCAGAAGCGCTACGCCCGGGGCCTGCTCCTCAATTACCCCGAAGCCGTGGCCCTGCTGGCCACCCAACTGCTGGAATTTATTCGTGACGGCGAGCGGGTAGCCATCCTCATGGACAAAGGCAAGCAGCTGCTCGGCCTCGCTGACGTGCTGCCCGGCGTGGCCGAGCTGGTGGACGAAGTGCAGGTGGAAGGTACTTTCCCCGACGGCACCAAGCTCGTAACCGTGCATCACCCCATTTGCCGCGAGACCGGCAACCCAGACTTAGCACTTTACGGCTCCGGCCTCACCAAAAAAGCTCCCCAGTCCGCCCCGGACACCGACAGCGCCGCCCAACCCGGCGAGTACCTGCTGCTACCGACGGATCTGGTCCTCAACGAGGGCCGCGCAACGGTACAAATCGAG of Hymenobacter radiodurans contains these proteins:
- the ureA gene encoding urease subunit gamma, giving the protein MHLSPKDLDKLVLHQAGFVAQKRYARGLLLNYPEAVALLATQLLEFIRDGERVAILMDKGKQLLGLADVLPGVAELVDEVQVEGTFPDGTKLVTVHHPICRETGNPDLALYGSGLTKKAPQSAPDTDSAAQPGEYLLLPTDLVLNEGRATVQIEVVNMGDRPVQVGSHYPFFETNAALHFDRAAAYGYRLNIPAGTAVRFEPGERKRVTLVALGGKESCTAATG
- a CDS encoding urease accessory protein; the protein is MEGLLPLIFASVAGMGHAFEPDHILAVGNLISRRDTLAEALREGILWGLGHTTTLVVVGAIILLGRLTILTGGYFEATVGLLLVLMGLSRLREQRKPAPRPPTAAAPGWAFAVGLLHGLAGSGALVLLVMSELRDVSLSLLYFLLFGGGSLVGMCLVAGLCHVPFTRRMRLSRRLQAGTVTLSSLLCVGYGSWMMYVNL
- a CDS encoding TonB-dependent receptor plug domain-containing protein, giving the protein MLRGFEANKVLLVVDGVRLNNAIFRGGHLQNVLGIDANVLERVEILSGAGAVPYGSDALGGVISLHTKQPQLADSSAAAPVARTTSLLRYATAAREKTAHADVSLGWQRLALLTSVTATDFDDLRKGRRDYASFPGFGDKPFYVRRLGQRDSVLVNADPHRQRDSGYSQLDVLQKVVFRPTPQQQHLLNLQYSTTTTVPRYDRLQVVRANGLPRYAEWNYGPQRRLLASYQVQYSHPTRFFDALTFTPALQLLAESRLVRDFGQELRQENREQVRVWSANWDLQKTLGHHQLRYGAEVTHNRVRSTGTGRNVSTGQWQAIVTRYPHGATYATTGVYATHRWPLTPIFRLSTGLRVSTVRLRGEFDPRFFQTAVRHLRQSSASLDGSLGLVAQLRGGFRATGLVGTAFRNPNVDDAGKTFEQNNGTLLLPNPALRPERVRTAEVELSHTLENQLHVALTSFYTQLHDALTVQPYATPSGAATVEFNGQTYTTVATTNTGRARIYGLSARAQAQLGGWSMQGSLTYTKGRDLTRRAPLDHIPPLYGRGAIIYRRRAFTGEASVLCNGRKRPSEFSPSGEDNLEQATPAGALGWYTVTVRTDYRLTPRWTVQAAVENLLDQSYRQFASGISAPGRNLVLALRFTQ
- a CDS encoding winged helix-turn-helix transcriptional regulator, which codes for MEGSTCCGKSRPVSGKSACSTSLARACAGLVNCISACPAPPPACSTCSCDSSWPTSSCASKPCPRPLTVEYHLTGLGESLLPLLTALGRWGDEHQAQLRRVVAQSAATAPIR